The region CTAGGAGGTGGAAAAACAATATACAGAGGAACCGTCAAGATACTAAAAGGAGCAATTAACTCAAAAACTCACACATCCTGTAATGCCCTAATTCTTGATGAACTATCAAAATCAGACACAATACCGTACATTGAAGTAAACGAAGACAAGGTTTCCGTAGGACATGAAGCAACTGCGGGTAAGATAAGCGAGGATCAGATATTCTATCTAATGAGCAGAGGACTAAACGAGTATGAAGCTTTATCTACAATAGTCAACGGATTCATAGAACCTTTCGCAAAAGCACTTCCACTAGAGTATGCTGTTGAGCTAAACAGACTCATTGAACTAGAACTTGAGGAGGCTGTTGATGTTGGTGTCAGAAAAGTTAAATACTAAACTCTTCCGAAAAAACCCATTCCTTCATTTAGCATCTATCAAACTACCAAAAACTCCTCTTTAGAAAAAGGAGAACGGATATGAACTATACCGAACTCCCTTTAAAAAGCGAAAGATTAACCAGAACCTTTAGAAAAGCAAAGAATGAAATAGAATCTCTAGCAGAGCTAAAGCTCCCAGTTACCAACAAAAATAATCCAGAAAAGATTGACTTTTCTAACAAACTTTCAGTCTCCAACGGTGTCTATCACAATAAAATAGAATTTGAGATTCTCCATACACCCCTAATACATATAGAGATAGAAGTATCAAAAACCCCCAAGGTATCAGTAAGTATTGGTGAAAAATTCGTGAAAAACGGATTTTTCGTAAAGGACCTTTACCTAAGCTTGCTTGGTGAGGACAGATTTACTTATGACAACTTTCTCAAAACTCTTTCACCCGCAGAATCTATTTTCATCTCCTGTGGTGTATCATTCCTTAAAGGAGGAATAATAGTCCATCTTCCAGAAAAAACCACCGATGTAGAGCTTAGAATAAGAAAAAACTTCAAAGAGAACATATCCGGCTCTTTCTATACTATGCTATATATACCAAGAGACACTAGCGTAAAGATCTGTGAGGAAGTATACTCTGATGGGAAGGAAAAGGGGTTTTCCTTTGAACTAGTTGAATTGATTGCGGAAACAAACTCTAAAGTTTGGTATAACATACTCCAAAAGCTTGATAGAAAAAGTGAATATCTCATCACAAGAAAGATCTCTACCTATGGTAATAACAACATTGAATTCAACAATGTGCTTTTAGGAGCAGAATATCACAGAGGTGAGGATAGGATATCCATAGAAGGTAGAAACGTTGAACTTAAATACACAGGAATATACTTTGTAAATGATTCTCAAAGGTATGATATCTTAGTCAACACAAGACACTGTGAAAGTGAGCAAGGTGCAGATGTTATTGTTAAGGGTGTTTTAGATGACTTCGCAAAGGTATATTTCAACGGAGTTTTGAAGGTAGATGAAAAGCTTGGAAAGATAAACTCCTTCCTAGGTGGACATGCCCTACACCTTTCAGCAAACTGTAAGTCTGAAAGTATTCCATCGCTAGAGATTGACTCTTTTGATGTCAAAGCAGGACACTCCGCATCCGTTACCCAACTAGACAATGAAAAGCTTTTCTACATAATGTCCAGAGGACTCTCAGAGGATGAAGCTAAGAAAGTCATAGTCCAAGGATTCATTGACGGAGCTATTGGCAGGATAAGCGATGAAGAATTTAGAAAAAAGATAGAACATGGATTGAGAGAAAAAGGCCTAAAGATCTTAGAAGCTGTTTCCGAAATTTAGCAACCAAACACACCTCTTTGCTATGCCAAAGCACTCTAACGAATAAAAACTCTACCTCTGTCTAGAAACTAAGGCTAAGAGTGGAGATAGTAGTCCAACAAAGGATATTATCAACGAGAAAAGAACAAAAACCGGAAATCCCAAAAAAACTTTAAATCCCGAGATAAGCATCTTTACAGCAAAGTAGAAGGAAAAAAAAGCAACAAACGGTATACCAATCCAGAAGTTGGGAATCGTTACAGAAAGAACCACGCTGGTCCATAGCAAAAACATAAAGCTACCAACCGCAAAAAGTTGCCCAATATTACCAGTAGAAACTAAAATACCAAGCCTTCTGAAAAACTCGGAAAACAATCTCTCATCTTTAAACTGCTCAATACAGTTCCAATCTGAGACAAAAAGGACGGAGTGATACTTCTTTGACAACTTAAGTATTACATCTTTTTCATCACCAAAGTCTACATTCTCCTTAACAAGGTATTTCAAAACCTTACCACTAACACACAGAAAATTAGAAACAGGTATAGGGAGAATCTTGGGGGTTACTACCTTATATCTAAGGTTAAAGAGAGGTTGAAGGAAATGCGAACACAAAACAACACCCTTTATATAGCTTAGCAAATCACTTTCTATTGCCAAAGAAGCACCATTTATAACCTCAACCCTGTAAGATGTTATCAGTGATGATAAAATGTTAATATCCAACCTTTTGTTTATACTATACCTTCTGATAACAACAAAGTCATTGTTTCCCAGTCTATCAACTCTGCTATCACCACAGTTTATTCCCTCTAGTGTCTCCCTATCTTTTATGAAATAGAACCTATATAGATTATCCCTAGATACAAACACCGGACGGTCATAAAACTGGAGAATCTTCAGTCTATAGAATATAGCAAGGGTATCCACCAAGCTCATAACCAAGACTCCGGGCTTTATAAACCCCGAACTGCGGTAATTTATCCTCACAGGAATGGATTTTATTGAGAAGTTATACCTATACGCAACGAGTAAAAGCTCTAGGTCAAAAGCAAACCTTTTTACTACCATTCTACTTAAGCAAACTTCCAAAACTTCTCGCCGAAAAAGCTTTAACCCTGTCTGAGTATCCTTAAAGGGTAATCCAAAGAGTATCTTAGCTAAAAGATAGAAGGCAAAACTGACAAATTTTCTGAAAATCGGATACCTAAGTTGAGACCCCTTCTCAAACTTTGATGTTATCACAACGTCATAACCATTTTTAAACTCTTGTAACAAGTTTTCTATCTGCTCCGGCGGAATATCAAGATCGGAATCTATCATAACAATAACATCTCCTGAAGAGTTAAAAAAGCCATTCTTAAGGGCAAAACCCTTGCCTTGGTTAAACTTATTCTCAACTATTATAACTTTCTCAGAATCGCCAAAACGTTCTCTCAGCAGTTCTAATGTTCTATCACTTGATCCATCGTCAACTACTAAAATTTCATAGTCATCTATAAGATCTTTCAAAATATACGACTTAACTAATTCCTCAACCCTCTCAGTATTCTCAACAATGAACCTCTCACCATTAAATACAGGCATTATCACCGATAGCTTCATACTATTCCAAACTCTTCAACTTATCTTTTTGTTTCCTTAGAAACTCAATTCTTCCCTTAGCTAAATCCGCTTTTGACTGATCTCCAGACTGTTTCTTGAAAAGAGAGAGAAAAGTATCTATAAAGTCATGTTTTACCACACTCGCTTGCTTACTTTTTTCAACGTTGAGTAAGTTTATAAGTTCCCTATCTTCTATCTTCGTTATCAGGTTAAGACCTTTTTCTCCAGAAGACATAACATAATAGTCTTTTCCAATCCTCACTATGTATATAGCAATCCCCTGAGTTATCCCCTTAGAAGCCATTATCTCAATAACGCCAAAGTCATCCACCGGAGTGCCAATAGCCTTTTTAAGAAATCTAAGAGCAACATACACTACAACGATTACAATAGCTAAGGTTAGGATGATATTAAGAACATCAAGGACAATCCCCCACCCTCCTCTACCCTGAGCCTCTTCCTGTCTATAAAACCTCTCAAGAAAACCTTCATTTGT is a window of Brevinematia bacterium DNA encoding:
- a CDS encoding SufD family Fe-S cluster assembly protein produces the protein LGGGKTIYRGTVKILKGAINSKTHTSCNALILDELSKSDTIPYIEVNEDKVSVGHEATAGKISEDQIFYLMSRGLNEYEALSTIVNGFIEPFAKALPLEYAVELNRLIELELEEAVDVGVRKVKY
- a CDS encoding SufD family Fe-S cluster assembly protein; this encodes MNYTELPLKSERLTRTFRKAKNEIESLAELKLPVTNKNNPEKIDFSNKLSVSNGVYHNKIEFEILHTPLIHIEIEVSKTPKVSVSIGEKFVKNGFFVKDLYLSLLGEDRFTYDNFLKTLSPAESIFISCGVSFLKGGIIVHLPEKTTDVELRIRKNFKENISGSFYTMLYIPRDTSVKICEEVYSDGKEKGFSFELVELIAETNSKVWYNILQKLDRKSEYLITRKISTYGNNNIEFNNVLLGAEYHRGEDRISIEGRNVELKYTGIYFVNDSQRYDILVNTRHCESEQGADVIVKGVLDDFAKVYFNGVLKVDEKLGKINSFLGGHALHLSANCKSESIPSLEIDSFDVKAGHSASVTQLDNEKLFYIMSRGLSEDEAKKVIVQGFIDGAIGRISDEEFRKKIEHGLREKGLKILEAVSEI
- a CDS encoding glycosyltransferase family 2 protein → MKLSVIMPVFNGERFIVENTERVEELVKSYILKDLIDDYEILVVDDGSSDRTLELLRERFGDSEKVIIVENKFNQGKGFALKNGFFNSSGDVIVMIDSDLDIPPEQIENLLQEFKNGYDVVITSKFEKGSQLRYPIFRKFVSFAFYLLAKILFGLPFKDTQTGLKLFRREVLEVCLSRMVVKRFAFDLELLLVAYRYNFSIKSIPVRINYRSSGFIKPGVLVMSLVDTLAIFYRLKILQFYDRPVFVSRDNLYRFYFIKDRETLEGINCGDSRVDRLGNNDFVVIRRYSINKRLDINILSSLITSYRVEVINGASLAIESDLLSYIKGVVLCSHFLQPLFNLRYKVVTPKILPIPVSNFLCVSGKVLKYLVKENVDFGDEKDVILKLSKKYHSVLFVSDWNCIEQFKDERLFSEFFRRLGILVSTGNIGQLFAVGSFMFLLWTSVVLSVTIPNFWIGIPFVAFFSFYFAVKMLISGFKVFLGFPVFVLFSLIISFVGLLSPLLALVSRQR